A stretch of the Bacillus licheniformis DSM 13 = ATCC 14580 genome encodes the following:
- a CDS encoding YtzC family protein → MATRQSVGEHIQRSEDAYDYALSQFETASRQEHYNETEYSDAQLMLENAVNELNKLSLFANEQQREEIHRKRLQLQTLQNNMILQRSYER, encoded by the coding sequence TTGGCTACAAGACAATCCGTCGGAGAGCACATCCAAAGAAGCGAAGATGCTTATGATTATGCTTTATCTCAATTTGAAACTGCAAGCAGGCAGGAACATTACAATGAGACAGAGTACAGCGATGCGCAGCTGATGCTTGAAAACGCGGTCAATGAATTAAACAAGCTTTCGCTGTTTGCCAATGAGCAGCAAAGGGAGGAAATTCACCGCAAAAGGCTCCAGCTGCAAACCCTTCAAAACAATATGATTCTGCAGAGATCGTATGAAAGATGA